TCCGCCATCGCCCAGTCAATCGCCGCCACCCGCAGGGGCGACCCCGCGCGCGCGGGTCGCAGATGGCATGTCGCCATGGCCGAAGCCATGGCGAGCAGGAAGGCACGTCGACGCACTCGGCATTCTACCATTTATAGGTCAGGCTCGCCTGTAGGTTGCGACCATCACCATAATAGGACGAGGAATATCCGACAGCGGAAATATAAGCCTCGTCCGTGACATTCGAGACATTGACCCGCCCGACCAGACCATTGGCCCATTCATAGCTGGCGCCCAGATCCAGCAGAGTCACCGCATCCAGCGTCGCGGTATTGCTGTCGTTGGTGTAACGCTCGCCGATGAACCGCAGGCCGCCGGACAGGGTCAGACCTTGCAGCGTGCCCGCGCCGAATGCATGCGACAGGAACAGGCTGGCGGCATGATCGGGGGTGTTGGCCAGTTCGTTGCCGACATTGTCACCCGCCAGAATCTCGGTCTGGGTATAGGTATAGGCGCCTTTGAGGGCCCAGTTTTCGGTCAGCTCGACCACGGCTTCCAGCTCTAGCCCCTGCACCTGCGCCTCGCCGATCTGGCGCACGCCCGAGACGGGGGTGCCGCCGATGTCCTCGGTCACAGTATAGTTGCGGTCGGTTTCGCGCAGGTCAAACAGCGCGGCGGTGAACAGACCGTCGAAATCAAGCGGTTCGTATTTCAGGCCCAGTTCAAACTGGCGACCATGGGTCGGCTCGAGGGGGTTGTTCTCGATATCGACGCCCGGCTGCGGCAGATAAGAGGTGGTGTAAGAGCCGTAAGCTGCCAGCCCATTGTCCCAGACATAGCCAAATCCGAGGTGGCCAGTGGTCACGCTGTCTTTGCGGGCGAAATCGGTGGTGCCATAGGTGTTGACGTTCTGGCCCGATTGATCCGTCCATTCATGGCGCAGACCCAGGCTTGCGCGCCAGTTGCCTAGGCTGACCTCGTCCAGCGCATAAAGGCCGGTTTGCGTCGCATCGACGGTTTTATCCGCCGCATAGGTCAACGCGCCGAGGCTGATGCCGCCATAGGTCGGGGCAAGGAAGTCAATCGGCGCAATGTCATAGAAATCGGTCGAGGCGACTTCTTCCAACTTTTGCGCGTCGATGCCAAAGGTCAGGCGATGCGTGGCGGCGCCGGTGTCAACCGCGCCCGACAGACGAATATCGGCGGCAATGGCGCTGAATTCTTCGTCTTGCACAATCACGCCGCGATTGGCGAGGCTGCCCGAGGATGCGCCCAGATAGACGTTTTCATAGGTCCAATCGTGGTTGGTGTGCCGGAACGTGCCGTTCAGACGCCAGCCATTGCCGAAATCATGCGTCGCGCCGAATGACAGCGTCGACATCACGCGGTCGCTGGTGTTGATGCTGTCATCGGCGAAATAAAACTCGCGCAGATCGCGCGCGTCATAATTGCCGACAAAGCCGTTGGGGATGCCGGTGGGCGACATCGGTGCATCGTTATGAACCGAGGCCATAAACTCGATCTCGGTCTGGTCGGTCAGGGCATAGCTGGCCGATAGCGCAAGATAGGTGCGCTCATTATCAATTTCGCTGACATCGGTGCGGCTATTGCTGAGGCGGGTGGTGACGCGATAGGCGAAACGGTCGTCCAACACGATATTGGCGTCGGCATAGGTGGCCCATGAGCCGTTGGTATCGCCGCTGACGCCGACCTCGCCGAAATCGCCATAGGCCTGCGCGCGGCGTTGGATCAGGTTCACAAGGCCCGCAGGCGTGCCCGCGCCATAGAGGACCGAGGCCGGTCCGCGCAGCACTTCGACCCGTTCGACGCCGTAAAGGTCGAAATTCGGTGCGCTGGTCGGGAACTGGGTCGAACGCATCAGGCGCAGACCGTCAAGAAATTTGTCGTTCTCTAGGTTAAAGCCGCGCAGGAACAGGCTGTCAAAGCGCGGATCGCCGCCATAGTTTTCCGTGATGATACCGGCGGAATAGTTCAGCGATTCCGCCAGGTTCTGCGCGCCTTGGCTTTCCAGTTGCGCGCGCGGGATGACCGAAACCGATCCCTGCACCTCGACCAGCGGCGTGCCGGTTTTGGTGCTGGCGGAGGTGCGCGCGACGGTGCCATCCAGTGGCGCGGTCGGGTTATCGGTGCCCTCGACGCTGATGACGCCAAGGAAGGTCGGGCGATCTTGCGCAAGGGCCGCGCCTGCGGCCAGCAGCGTGCCAAGGCTGACGCCAAGCAGTAGGTTTGTGTGGATTTTACGCATGATCTTACCCCGCCAAATTTCCGAGTATTTGACTTGGCTATTCAGAAAAGTCTTGAATGGGACTGTCGTGATTTGATCAGCTCTGTTGGAAAAGCAGCCGCCGCCATGCCGAAGGCGGTTGGCCATAGGCCTTGCTGAAGGCGCGCGACAGATGCGCCTGATCGGCAAAGCCTGCCGCATGGGCGACATCGGCCAGCGAGATATCGGGCGAGGTGATCATATCGCGCGCAGCCTCGAGGCGCAGACGGGCCTGCCAGCGCAGGGGCGTCTCGCCGCGGTAGCGCCGAAAGCAATGGGCGAACCAGCTTTCTGAAATGCCAGCAATATCCGCCATTTCGGCGACGGTGATATGGCGGTTCAGATGTTGGCGCAGGTGGCGTTCGACCGCGTTGAACTGATGCGCGGTCAGTCCGCCGCTGCTGGCAGGCTCTTGCGCCTTGGCGGTAAAGATCTGGCCCAAGGTCGCGGCCAACAACCCGTCCAGCATCATATCGCCATGGCGGGGGCTGCGCACCTCATCCGCCGCAAGCTGGGCGAGGGTCAGCAGCGCGCTATTGCTGTGTAACATGCGCGGCTGGGTCAGATCGGCATGGACGCCCGCATCGGCAAGACGGCGGTGCAGGTTGTTTGCGTCCAGGTGGAAATCGAGATGGGTGAAATCCTGACCCACCTCCATCCGGCTCCATAATGGCACGCCGGCGGGGATGTAAAAGCCCTGCAGGCCGCGCTGTTCTTGTCCGTTCTGGGCGGTGCGGATGGCGGTCGTGGGGGGTGTTTGATCCAGATAGATCACGATGCGCGGATCGGGCGAGACATAGAAACCGCCGCCGCCGACCTCGCCGCGCACACGCCACACATCGGCGATCCCGCCCGCAAAGCGCCGATAAGACAGCGGTGCCAGCGTGCGCAAGGCGCGGGTGCGGGCATCCATGCGGGGGGTAAAGTCTGTTCTGCGATCCATGGCGGGCCTCTTTGCCGGAAAACAGCCTTACGTTAACCTTACTATAATTGTCAAGATTTGGAAAGCGGTTTTACAAGGTGCTGGGCATCGCCTCGAGGTAGCTGGCCCAGGTGGGGCAGGGCGGGGCGTGCAAGATGGCAAGGCAGGTGTGGTGCGCATCATAAAGTTCCAGCGCGGCATCCGCGCCGTGGCGCGTGACCCAAAGGCTGGCGATATGCGCGGGATCAAGGGCAAAACGGCCGCTGGTGGTGTCGCACAGGATCATCGGGCCGAGGGTGCCGCAGCGCAGCGCATCGCCCAGCAGCGTCTGGGCCATGCCATCGACGGGCACGGTGACGGCGATCGACCGATTTTGGCGGCACAGATAGCGGATGAACGACGGCAGGATCTGCGGCTGCACCCGCCGCGCGCCCGCGCCGATCAGGGGCAGATAGGCGCATCTCGCCGCGCCGCCGTCATGCAAGATATCGTCGATCCGGTCGGCCATTGACAGTTGCGCCCATGTGGCGCGGCGCTGGCGCAGCTCGACCAGCGAAAAGACATTGTCGGGGCGCGGCCGCAGCGGCGCGGCTGTGGGCGTCGCGGCCAAATGCGGCAAGGTTTCGGCGCGGATCAGGTCGTCGCCCGCGATCTGGATACGGTGCTGAATGCGGCCATCACCCGCCGCAACCGATAGCGCGGCGGGGCCATCCGCGCCCGCAGGCGACAGCAGCACCGGCAGCGCGCGCCAACCCTGCACGCGGATCGCGGGGCGACGGGGGTTCAGGCGCAGCGGTGTTCCGGTGCGCTGCAAGGCGGCATAGCCGCCGCGCCCTTCGACCAGCGCGCCGTGGTTCGTGGTCAGTATCTGCGCCGTGTCAAAGCAGATGGCAAACAGCGCCAGCTCCTCGAGCCCCAGATCGACCGCCCGCCCGCCCGCGCGTTCCAGCGCGGCGCAGGTGGCGGGCAGGGCGGGCGGGCAATGGCAGGCGCGTAATGTCTCTGGCATTGTCAGCGCCTTAGTAGACGTCCCGCACATAGCGTTTTTCACGCTTGAGGCGGCTCACGTATTCTGTTGCCGCCTCGGGCGACAGGGCGCCGTGGGTCTCGATCACGCGGTGCAGGCTGGCATCGACGTCGCGGGCCATGCGGGTGGCATCGCCGCAGACATAGAAATGGCCCCCCTCTTGCAGCATCGCAAACAGCGCTTTGCCGTTTTCTTCCATCCGGGTCTGGACATAGACCTTTTGCGCCTGATCGCGCGAAAAGGCGAGGTCAAGGCGGGTCAGCAAGCCGCTTTCGCTCATGCGGCCGATCTCGTCCTCGTAGATGAAATCCGAGGCGCGGTGCTGGTCGCCAAAGAACAGCCAGTTCGCACCGGTTGCGCCGCGCGCTTGGCGTTCTTGCAAAAAGGCGCGGAACGGCGCGATGCCGGTGCCGGGGCCGACCATGATCATCGGGAGGCTATTGTCGGCAGGCACACGGAAATTCTTGTTCGGCGACATGAAAATCGGCGCTTGATCTGCAAGGCCCGCAAGGTAGGTCGAGCACACCCCGCCATGGGCGCGGCCCGCCCGCATCCAGCGCACGGCGGCGACGGTCAGATGCACCTCGCCGGGGTAGGCATTGGGGCTGGAACTGATGGAATAGGCGCGGTGTTGCAGCGGTTTCAGCCAGGTCAGCACCTCGGCACTGTCCAATTGGCCGGGGATCAGGTTCAGCAGATCCAGCGCGTCGCGGCCCCAGAGGAAGGCATCCAGCGCCTCTTTATCGCCATTGGCGATGATATGGCTAAGCTCGGCGTTCCCGGCGCGCTTTTCCACCTCGGCCACCAATTCGCGCGAGGGGGTGCGGATTTCCAGCCGGTGGGTCAGGCGGTCCACCAGCGCGGCATCATCCTGCACGGCAAGGCGGTTCAGCCAGCCCTGCACCAAAGGCGCGGCATTTATCGGCATGACGCCAAGCGCATCACCCGCCTCGTACTCCAACCCGCTATCTGGCAGGGCAAAGGCGAAGTGGCGGATTTCCTTGGCGGAATGCGCGCCCGACAGCAGGCGGTTCTCGATCAGGCGCGCGGGATAGGGGTTTTTGCGGGTATAGCCGGATTTTTGCGGCGCGGGTGCGGGTGCGGCTGGGGTCGCCGCGCCGCCGGTTGGGACGGTGGTGGAGAGCCAGTTGGCGGCGGCATCCTCGAAATCCACGTCGCAATCGACGCGGGTGCCCATGCGGCGCGCGCCGAGCTGTTCCAGCCGCATGTCGATCAGCTTGCCCGCTTGGCAGAAATGTTCATAGCCGGTGTCGCCAAGCGCCAAAATGCCATAGCTGAGGCGTTCCAGACGCGGCGCGCCTTCAGCCGAGAGCGCGTCCCAGAATTGATGGGCATTGTCGGGCATCTCGCCCTCGCCATAGGTCGAGATGACGATGACCACCTGATCCATCTGCGCAAGGCGCGCCATATCGACGGCATCAAGCTCGGCCACGCGGGGAGCAAAGCCGCGCGTGCGGGCCAGCGCGGCGGCGTCATTTGCGACGCCTTCGGCATTGCCGGTCTGGGTGCCATAGAGGATGTCGAGCGGTTTAAACGCAACTTCGGCGGGCGCCGTCGCGGCCGGCATCATCGCGGCGCGCGAATGCAGCCCGGCAAGGAAACCCGACAGCCATGCACGCTGATCGCCGGAAAAAGGCGCGTCGGTGGGAATATAGGGCAGATGCATGGGCTTACTCCGCAGCCGTTTGCGCAAGGGTGTCGGGCAGGCTGTTCTTGGCGAAAAGCGCGTCAAAGCTGGGAATCTCGCCCAAGGCGGCGCGGTTTTTCGCGTTTTGATGCATGACCCAGGCATAGGTACCGGGGCTGTCCATCGATAGGATGTTGCGCAAAGACAGGGCGCGTTTGAAATCCGCAAGGCGCTTGTGCGCAACAAGGCTAGCCAATTGCGCATCATCGTAATCGCCAATGGCGGCGCGCGCATGTTTCGCCAGCGCCATCATCAGGGCGAAATCCTCGGTCAGGATCAGGTTGCGCAGCGCCTTGTCGCGCAGCAGCGGGTTGCTTTCACGTTTATGCGCCAGCGCGCCCGCAGCGGTCATCACGGTATAGCTGTTCAGCAGGCGGAACATGGTTTCCGTATCGGTCTGGCCATATTCGGGCACCGCGCCGCGCAGGACGGGGCGAGACTGCCGCCATGCGCGCTTGACCTCGGCCACCTGATGGGCGGCAAGGGCGGTGGCGAGTTCCTCGACCAGATCCTTGCGGGGTTTGGTGGCAAGGATCTGGTCCGCGTCTTGATATTGCAGCAGCGCTTTGGGCATGACCCAGGCGAAATCACCGCGCACCTGCGCCCAATCGGACAGCAAGCGCTGCGCCCGCGCCGATCCCGTGGCAGCCGCGTGCCATTCCAGCAATTGGCGCACCGCATCACCGTGGATATCGCCATGGGGGGTGCCATCGTCCAGATGGCCCGTCAGCACGGAATCGCGGCTGACCGCGCCCGCGAGTTTACGCTCGGGGTCGTATTGATAGGCGAAACCGCCCGACATGCCGTTGCCAAAGCCCTTGGAAAAGCCGCCAAGATTCAGCACCGCGCCGTGCGTCATATATTCGGCGCAGAAATCGCCGACGCCTTCGACCACCGCCGTCGCACCCGAGTTGCGCACCGCGAAACGGTCGCCCGCCTGACCCTCGATAAAGCAGCGGCCGCCGGTCGCGCCGAACAGGGCAAAGTTGCCGACCAGCACGTTTTCACCATGCGCTTTGCCGCCGCCTTCGGGGGCGCGGATGATGATCTGGCCGCCGCAGGCGCTTTTGCCGACACCGTCATTGCAGGTGCCGGTGTGGTGCATCGTCATGCCGTCATTGCAAAACGCGCCAAAGCTTTGGCCCGCCGCGCCGGTGGTTTGGATGCGCAGGGCGTCGGCGTCCAGATAACGCCGTCCACGGTCATCCTTGAATGCGGGCAGATCCGCATTCTGGTGGTTCAGCATCCGCTCGATATCAATCGCCAACTGGCCACCGACGGATTTGTTGCGGTTGCCAAGGGGCAGATTCGGCCGCAAGACGATCTGACGATCACCGCGCTGGAAGGCGGCTTTCATCTGATCCAGCAGCAGGTCATCGACCGCGTAATCGCGTTCAAGATAGATCGGATCTTTGATGCGTTTTTCCGGCACGACCGTCAGCATGGCCCGCAGGTTCAGCTGCCCGACCGAGGCGGGGTGATCCAAAAGGTGCAAAAGGTCCGCCCGTCCGCGCGCCTCGGCCAGCGAGGAGAGGCCAAGGTTGGCAAGGATTTCGCGCACTTCATGTGCGATGTTCAGCAAATATTGCGCCAGCGCGCGCGGATCGCCGTCGAAGACCTCGGGGTTGGTGGTCAGGCCCGCAGGGCATTTCACGTTGCAGTTCTTGGCCATGACGCATTTCAGCATCATCAGCGCGGTGGTGCCAAATTCGAAACTGTCACCGCCCAGTAGCGCCGCCTTGACCACATCCGACCCCGTCTGCATCGCGCCCGAACAGCGCAGGCTTACCTTTTGCCGGATGGCATTGGCGCACAGGGCCTGATGCACCTCGGCAATGCCAATCTCGGCGGCGCGGCCAGTGTATTTCAGCGAGGTGACGGATGCGGCGCCGGTGCCGCCGGTGTTTCCCGCGACATTGATGACATCGGCCCCGGCCTTGGCGACGCCGACGGCGATGGTGCCGATGCCTTCGGATGACACCAGTTTCACCACCACGCGGACGCGGGCGGCTTTGGCGTCGTGGATGAGCTGGCCCAGATCCTCGATCGAATAGGTGTCGTGATGGGGCGGGGGGCTGATCAGCTCGACCCCCGGCGTGCCGCCCCGCGCGGCGGCGATCTCGACCGTGACCTTGGGCGCAGGCAATTGGCCGCCCTCGCCGGGTTTTGCGCCTTGGCCGATCTTAATCTCGATCTCTTGCAAGTTGGGATCGGCGAGGTAACCGGCCCAGACGCCAAAGCGACCGGAGGCGAATTGTTTGATCCGGCTGGCGCGGATGGTGCCATAGCGGCTGATATGCTCGCCGCCCTCGCCCGAGTTCGACATGCCGCCGACCATATTCGTGCCATGGGCCACCGCCTCATGCGCGCTGGCGACCAGCGCCCCATGCGACATCGCACCCGAGGCCAGGCGGGGCGTGATATCGGCGGCCGGTTCGACCTGATCCAGCGGGATCGCATCGGGCGCGCTACGCAGGCGCGACAGGTAATCCTGCGCCATGCCGGTGCAGGTGATATGCAGCATCCCGCCCGCGATGTGGTGGTCGGTGATATCGGCGGCAAACCGTTCCAGCAGGCTCTGCGCCAGCGCGTCCAGACGCCCGATCTGGGCGGCTTTCGGGCCGGTCAGATGCAGGGTGTAACGGCCATCGCCCAGTGCGGTGCAGGTCACGCCGCGAATGGTGAAATGGTTGTTGCCGGCGCGGTTGAACAGCATCATCTCGCGCTTGATATCGGCGGTTGTGGTCAGAAAGCTGATATCGGCGGGAAAGGCCAGCACGTCGCGCAGCGCGGCGGGGCGGCGGTGGCGTTCCTCGGCCATGGCGCGCGAAAAGGTGCGATAGCCGGGGGTGATCTGGAAATTGTTGATCGCGGCGGGGGTGATCTTGTCGAAACTGGTGTTCACATAGGCGGCGTCATCAATGCCGAATGCGTCATCCATCTGGCGCAGGGTCAAAAGGCGCAGCGGGTCAATCTCGGCATCGGGGGTCGCAAAGCTGATCGGCTCCTCGGTCAGGTCGACAAAGCCGCGCACGGCGGTCGCGCCATAGGAATGGCCCGCCCCCTCGGAGCGTTCCTTGAACAGGCCCAGCATGGGCACGTCATCCGCGCCCGCCACAGACAGCGCGCGTTCGTGCCAATCCGCGACCGATTGCGCGACCGTGGCAAAGCGCACGCCGCCGACCGCCGTTTTCATATTGGGCAGATAGCGGCGGAACACCGGATCGTTGGTGTCCAGAAAGTTCGGCTCGAAAAACTCGCCGCCCGAATAGCTTTCGACCGTGCAAAGCCCGACCTTGCCCATGGTTTTCATCAGGGCCTTTTCGGCGGCCTTGTGGAATTTCGTAAAGGCGGCTGTGGCTTTATCGGCAAACAGCTCTTCGGCGCGCATCCGCACGCCCAGCGGATAGACCGCCGCGCCGCCAAAGCCCAAGGCGCAGGCGATATGATGGGACGAGGAAATCTGCCCGCTTTCGATCACCAGGCTGACCTTCAGGCGCAGGCCTTCCTCGATCAGGCGCTGGTTGACGGCCGAGACGACCAGCGTCATCGGCATTGCCGCGTGCAGGCGGCTGACATGGCGGTCGGTCAGGATGGCGATGCCGCCCTCGTCGCGGGCAAAGCGGGCAACGTCGGCGGCCAGCGCGTCGATGGCGCCGGTCAGCGCGGCCTCATTGCCGCGCGGATCGCCAAATATGGGGGTGTAAAGCATTTCGAAAACGCCCCAGGGCGTGTCGTCCTGCGCCTTGATCTTGAGCATTTCCGACATGCGCAAAATGGGCGAGTTCACCACGATCTGGCGGCTGCGCGAGCGGCCCAGCCACGGCTTTTCCCCCAGCGCGACGCGCATCGTCATGCCGTCCACCTCGCGGATGGAATCAAGGGGCGGGTTCGTCACCTGCGCAAAGCGCTGGCTGAAATATTTCGCAACGCCGCCCTCGTTATCGGACAGGGCGTTGATCGCATTGCCATATCCCATCGCGGTCACTTTTTCCGCACCCGATTGCAGCATCGGGTCCATCAAAAAGCGGAAGCTTTCCTGATTATGCGTATAGGCGACGTAACGGGCGTGACGGTTCAGATCGCCAAGGTAAGGCGGGCGGGGCAGGTCGGGGCCCGCCTCGGGCAGATCGTCGATATTGACCTGCGCATCCGCGAGCAGCGCCGTGTAATCACGGGCCCGCGCCAGCGTCGCCAGCGCGTCCTCGGTCTCATAGATGCGCTGGCGGGCGTGATCGTAATAGATCATGCCGCCGGCCTCGACCCGGCCCCGGCGCAGCACGGTTTTGGGGTCAAAGCCGATCTGGCCCGCCTCGGACATCACCGCCAGATATTCGGCGGTCTCGATGGTGCGCAGCGGGCGCAGGCCCAGACGGTCAAGGCGCGCGCCGATAATATTGCCATCGCCAAAGACCAGCGCGGCGGGGCCGTCGTTCTTTTCCTCATACAGCGAGAAATAGGCGAACATGTCGCGCTGATCGGCGGGCATGCCCTCATCATTTTCCCATGCGGGCGGCATCATCGAGACAACGGCTGTGACCAGGTCCAGCCCCTCGTCATAGACGCGGGCGTTCAGGGTCTGATCCAGACGGCAACTGTCGGACTGTCCCTTTGGGCGCTGAATGGCGCGGTTGCGGGCAAGGGCGACGGCGGCCTCGGAGAGGCGGTTTTTCTTGTCGGTGTTCAGCTCGCCATTATGCGCCATCAGACGAAAGGGCTGCGCCATCGAGGGGTGCGGGTCGGTATTGGTGGAAAAGCGCGTGTGGAAATACAGGGTATGCACCGCGTGATCGGGATCAGACAGGTCGCTGAAATAGGGGACGATTTCCCATGAATTCAGCCGTCCTTTCAGCACCTGCATCCGCGCCGACAGCGACAGCGGGTAAAGCCCGTCAAGGCCGGGATCGGTATAGGCGACCGCCTCGATCGCCAGCAGGGCGCGGTGGATGCGCGTGTCCAGTGCCGCGCCGCGCACACCGTCCGGCGCCGCGAAAATCCATTGGCGGATCGGCAGTTGCGCGGCATGCGCGCGGGGCGGCAGGGCGGCCAGGTTCACCGGCAGATCGCGCACGGTCAGGCTGCGCAGCCCCTCGTCCCGCAGCGCGCCCTCGATCACAGCGGCGGCGCGGGCGTGGTCTGCAGGCAGGAAAAAGTTGCCGACGCCAAAGGCTCCGGGGGTCAGTTCGACACCCGTCAGACGCGAGAAGAATTGCAAGGACAGATCGACCGAAATGCCCGCGCCATCGCCCACACCCTCGGATGACATGCCGCCGCGATGGGGCACGGCGCACAAAGCCTCGTGACCCTTCAACAGGACATCATGCGTTTGCACGCTGTCTTTGCGTGTCAGAAAACCGACGCCGCAATGGCTGTGTTCAAGCTGGGGGTCGTAAAGACCAAAGGGGCTGGCAGAGCTGTTCAAGCGAGGGAGCCTCACATCATGGCGGGAACGGGCGATGCCCGATCTGCGATTGAAATCTGTGGGATACCTGGCGTCGCTTGATCTGCTGTCGCGATCTTGGCTGCTGGCCGCCTGCGCTATTACAATGAAAGCGCAGGCGTGCCAAGCGGGTTTGGCGGGGGCGACCCTATGCCTCAGCGCGGCAGCGGGATGAATTCGGCGTCATCACCGGGGGGCAGCTGAAAGCGGCCATGCGCCCAATCGCCCTGTCGCCACGCCTCTTTCGCGGCGTCGATCCGCTCTTGCGAGGACGCGACGAAGTTCCACGAAATATAGCGCGGGCCGTTCAGCGTCTCGCCGCCCAGTACCATCAGGCGCGCGCCCTGCGCGCCGGCGGTCAGGGTGATGTGATCGCCGGGGCGGAACACCATCATGCGGCCGGCCTCGAACCGCTCGCCCGCGATCAGCACCTCGCCCTCAGAGACATAGACGCCGCGATCCTCGTGGTTGTCAGGGAGTGGCAGTTTCGCGCCAGCGGCCAGCACGGCATCGGCATAGAAGGTCTCAGTAAAGGTCTTGACCGGTGCGGTCGCGCCCCAGGCCGAGCCCAGGATCAGCCGCACCTGTTTGCCGCCTTCCTCGAGGAAGGGCAGCGCATCTGCCCCGTAGTGTTCGAAACTGGCGTCCGTGTCCTCGGCCTGTTCGGGCAGGGCGACCCAGGTCTGGATGCCGAATAGCGCGCCGGGTTTGCGGCGCATTTCTTCGGATGTGCGTTCGGAATGGGTGACGCCGTTGCCGGCGATCATCCAGTTCACCTCGCCCGGATAGACCATCTGATCGGCACCGGTGCTGTCGCGGTGGTGGAATTCGCCCTTATACAGATAGGTCACGGTCGCAAGGCCAATATGGGGGTGCGGGCGCACGTCGATCCCGCCGCCCGTCAGGAATTCTACCGGGCCCATCTGGTCGAAAAAGATAAACGGGCCAACCATTTGGCGTTTGGGCGCGGGCAGGGCGCGGCGCACCTCGAACCCGCCGATGTCGCGGGCGCGCGGGATGATCAGCGTTTCAATCGCATCAAGGCTTGTCGGGCAATCGGGGTTTTGGGTTGGGTTCCAGCTCATGCTTTGGCCTTCCTATCAGGGGTCGCTGTCGCGCAAAGGTTAACGAAAGCGACCCCCGCTGGCTAGCGGCAGGCCTGTGCGGTCAGCGGCGTTAGCCTGTGCGCATCAGCACATTGAACACCGGCTCTGGGTCATCCACCTCGATCAGTTTGCGGTCTGAAATGAACCAAAACCGCGTGGCAACCGCGCGGATAAAGGCACGGTCGTGGCTGACCAGCAGGCAGGCCGCCTGTTGATCCAGCAGTTCCGCCGCAAGCGCCTCTTGCCCCTCGATATCCAGATGGTTGGTCGGCTCGTCCAGCAGGTAGAAATTCGGCTGCAAGAGGCGCAGCAGCAGCATGGCAAGGCGCGCCTTTTGGCCGCCCGACAGCGCATCAAGCGGGCCGGTTTGCAGATCAAGGTTGATCCCCGCGTTGATCAACTGCGCGCGGGCATTGTGATCGCTGATGTCGCT
Above is a genomic segment from Ketogulonicigenium vulgare WSH-001 containing:
- a CDS encoding glutamate synthase-related protein; its protein translation is MNSSASPFGLYDPQLEHSHCGVGFLTRKDSVQTHDVLLKGHEALCAVPHRGGMSSEGVGDGAGISVDLSLQFFSRLTGVELTPGAFGVGNFFLPADHARAAAVIEGALRDEGLRSLTVRDLPVNLAALPPRAHAAQLPIRQWIFAAPDGVRGAALDTRIHRALLAIEAVAYTDPGLDGLYPLSLSARMQVLKGRLNSWEIVPYFSDLSDPDHAVHTLYFHTRFSTNTDPHPSMAQPFRLMAHNGELNTDKKNRLSEAAVALARNRAIQRPKGQSDSCRLDQTLNARVYDEGLDLVTAVVSMMPPAWENDEGMPADQRDMFAYFSLYEEKNDGPAALVFGDGNIIGARLDRLGLRPLRTIETAEYLAVMSEAGQIGFDPKTVLRRGRVEAGGMIYYDHARQRIYETEDALATLARARDYTALLADAQVNIDDLPEAGPDLPRPPYLGDLNRHARYVAYTHNQESFRFLMDPMLQSGAEKVTAMGYGNAINALSDNEGGVAKYFSQRFAQVTNPPLDSIREVDGMTMRVALGEKPWLGRSRSRQIVVNSPILRMSEMLKIKAQDDTPWGVFEMLYTPIFGDPRGNEAALTGAIDALAADVARFARDEGGIAILTDRHVSRLHAAMPMTLVVSAVNQRLIEEGLRLKVSLVIESGQISSSHHIACALGFGGAAVYPLGVRMRAEELFADKATAAFTKFHKAAEKALMKTMGKVGLCTVESYSGGEFFEPNFLDTNDPVFRRYLPNMKTAVGGVRFATVAQSVADWHERALSVAGADDVPMLGLFKERSEGAGHSYGATAVRGFVDLTEEPISFATPDAEIDPLRLLTLRQMDDAFGIDDAAYVNTSFDKITPAAINNFQITPGYRTFSRAMAEERHRRPAALRDVLAFPADISFLTTTADIKREMMLFNRAGNNHFTIRGVTCTALGDGRYTLHLTGPKAAQIGRLDALAQSLLERFAADITDHHIAGGMLHITCTGMAQDYLSRLRSAPDAIPLDQVEPAADITPRLASGAMSHGALVASAHEAVAHGTNMVGGMSNSGEGGEHISRYGTIRASRIKQFASGRFGVWAGYLADPNLQEIEIKIGQGAKPGEGGQLPAPKVTVEIAAARGGTPGVELISPPPHHDTYSIEDLGQLIHDAKAARVRVVVKLVSSEGIGTIAVGVAKAGADVINVAGNTGGTGAASVTSLKYTGRAAEIGIAEVHQALCANAIRQKVSLRCSGAMQTGSDVVKAALLGGDSFEFGTTALMMLKCVMAKNCNVKCPAGLTTNPEVFDGDPRALAQYLLNIAHEVREILANLGLSSLAEARGRADLLHLLDHPASVGQLNLRAMLTVVPEKRIKDPIYLERDYAVDDLLLDQMKAAFQRGDRQIVLRPNLPLGNRNKSVGGQLAIDIERMLNHQNADLPAFKDDRGRRYLDADALRIQTTGAAGQSFGAFCNDGMTMHHTGTCNDGVGKSACGGQIIIRAPEGGGKAHGENVLVGNFALFGATGGRCFIEGQAGDRFAVRNSGATAVVEGVGDFCAEYMTHGAVLNLGGFSKGFGNGMSGGFAYQYDPERKLAGAVSRDSVLTGHLDDGTPHGDIHGDAVRQLLEWHAAATGSARAQRLLSDWAQVRGDFAWVMPKALLQYQDADQILATKPRKDLVEELATALAAHQVAEVKRAWRQSRPVLRGAVPEYGQTDTETMFRLLNSYTVMTAAGALAHKRESNPLLRDKALRNLILTEDFALMMALAKHARAAIGDYDDAQLASLVAHKRLADFKRALSLRNILSMDSPGTYAWVMHQNAKNRAALGEIPSFDALFAKNSLPDTLAQTAAE
- a CDS encoding pirin family protein, with amino-acid sequence MSWNPTQNPDCPTSLDAIETLIIPRARDIGGFEVRRALPAPKRQMVGPFIFFDQMGPVEFLTGGGIDVRPHPHIGLATVTYLYKGEFHHRDSTGADQMVYPGEVNWMIAGNGVTHSERTSEEMRRKPGALFGIQTWVALPEQAEDTDASFEHYGADALPFLEEGGKQVRLILGSAWGATAPVKTFTETFYADAVLAAGAKLPLPDNHEDRGVYVSEGEVLIAGERFEAGRMMVFRPGDHITLTAGAQGARLMVLGGETLNGPRYISWNFVASSQERIDAAKEAWRQGDWAHGRFQLPPGDDAEFIPLPR